Proteins from a genomic interval of Microthrixaceae bacterium:
- a CDS encoding EAL domain-containing protein, which yields MSIFQPRMLDAAPSMSELCRLVTDLPDGVLLMSPIGEVLWANHAAEQIFQMTFGEAIERGITGLDLLHPDDLALAHAAMTSVQNKEVGTPIEMRVKTPDGWCLCEMVGATKDYGIVLVIRDITYRRRWEIAHDQEARFRALVSNSDVLTLLMTADGLIEQSSVVVTRLLGHDQETIEGMPFEQIVSEEDRPAWRELLHFLVSGHGHPAESESLDLELLAADGRHVPFLVTVKNLLDDQSVAALVLSGHDISDRVAVERALRGANSVLAATFESSADGICVTSPAGEITMWNRRFLEVWGFDREVLYSSSRKELLKLFTSQLADPDEFLTSFNDLSDRPDAELSDELHFADGRRIERITVPQRVDGEVVGRVWCYRDVTERRQLHEQLTRQAFHDSLTGLANRTLFRQRVELAIGRFRPADAPVAVLFIDLDDFKTVNDSLGHLVGDEMLISVSNRLNSCLRSTDTAARLGGDEFAVLIEDLHQLREATIVAERIVAVLDEPMLIAGRWVSASASIGVAYGDRTMSVSDLLRNADLAMYTAKKQGKSCYRVYEPEMHSAALERLEVEATLRGAAARGELFVEFQPIYDTRSGEMVEAEALVRWNHPERGLLGPGAFIPQAESTGVIEEVGEFVLRESLRWVREWGRDLGLDAVPAVNVNLSPRQLNDPRLPERVFAVLSELDLPASKLVLEITESAIMGDPEQSRRILERISALGVRLAVDDFGTGYSSLAYLQQFPIAFLKIDGSFVQQMLVNEGASMVEAVTQLAHTLGLTPVAEGVESEAQLREVVRIGVDLAQGYHLSRPVSPDALFALLKSQRRSDALSSLTLLNPPTPLDSL from the coding sequence GTGTCGATCTTTCAGCCGCGCATGCTCGATGCAGCACCAAGCATGTCGGAGCTCTGTCGCCTCGTGACGGACCTGCCCGACGGCGTGCTGTTGATGAGCCCGATCGGTGAGGTCCTCTGGGCCAACCATGCGGCCGAACAGATCTTTCAGATGACCTTCGGCGAAGCCATCGAACGCGGCATCACCGGTCTGGACCTGTTGCACCCCGACGACCTGGCATTGGCTCACGCCGCGATGACCTCGGTGCAGAACAAAGAGGTCGGCACCCCGATCGAAATGCGGGTCAAGACCCCGGACGGTTGGTGTCTGTGCGAAATGGTCGGAGCGACCAAGGACTACGGAATCGTGCTGGTGATCCGCGACATCACCTATCGACGTCGGTGGGAGATCGCCCATGACCAGGAGGCGAGATTTCGTGCGCTCGTCTCCAATTCCGATGTGCTGACCCTGCTCATGACTGCCGACGGTCTGATCGAGCAGAGTTCGGTCGTGGTCACCCGATTGCTGGGCCACGACCAGGAAACGATCGAAGGCATGCCCTTCGAGCAGATCGTGAGCGAGGAGGATCGTCCGGCGTGGCGGGAGCTCTTGCACTTCCTCGTGTCGGGACACGGCCACCCGGCCGAGTCGGAGAGCCTCGATCTCGAACTCCTCGCCGCGGACGGCCGTCACGTGCCCTTCCTCGTCACCGTGAAGAATCTGCTCGATGATCAGTCGGTCGCAGCGCTGGTGCTGAGCGGCCACGACATCTCCGATCGCGTCGCGGTCGAGCGTGCGCTTCGCGGCGCCAACTCGGTGCTCGCCGCCACCTTCGAATCCTCGGCGGACGGAATCTGCGTCACCAGCCCCGCCGGCGAGATCACCATGTGGAACCGGCGCTTTCTCGAGGTGTGGGGGTTCGACCGCGAGGTGCTCTACTCCTCGTCGCGCAAGGAACTCCTCAAACTGTTCACCTCCCAGCTCGCAGACCCCGACGAGTTCTTGACCTCGTTCAACGACCTGTCCGATCGACCCGACGCGGAACTCAGCGACGAGTTGCACTTCGCCGATGGGCGGCGCATCGAACGTATCACGGTGCCGCAGCGGGTCGACGGCGAGGTCGTCGGTCGCGTCTGGTGTTACCGGGACGTCACCGAGCGTCGCCAACTCCACGAACAGCTCACCCGCCAGGCCTTTCACGACTCGTTGACGGGTCTCGCCAACCGCACGCTGTTTCGCCAACGAGTCGAGCTGGCGATCGGTCGATTCCGGCCCGCGGACGCGCCCGTCGCGGTGCTGTTCATCGACCTCGACGACTTCAAGACCGTCAACGACAGCCTCGGGCACCTTGTCGGCGACGAGATGTTGATCTCGGTCAGCAACCGGCTGAACTCGTGTCTTCGCAGCACCGACACCGCGGCCCGCCTCGGCGGCGACGAGTTCGCCGTGCTCATCGAAGACCTTCACCAGCTCCGTGAGGCGACGATCGTGGCCGAACGGATCGTTGCGGTGCTCGACGAGCCGATGCTGATCGCTGGGCGTTGGGTGAGCGCCAGCGCGTCGATCGGGGTCGCCTACGGGGACCGCACGATGAGCGTCTCGGACCTGTTGCGAAACGCCGACCTCGCCATGTACACCGCCAAGAAACAGGGCAAGTCCTGCTATCGGGTCTACGAACCGGAGATGCACTCGGCGGCACTCGAGCGTCTCGAGGTGGAGGCCACCCTTCGCGGGGCCGCCGCCCGCGGTGAGCTGTTCGTGGAGTTTCAGCCCATTTACGACACCCGCAGCGGGGAGATGGTCGAAGCCGAGGCCCTCGTTCGATGGAACCATCCCGAACGAGGTCTGCTCGGCCCCGGGGCATTCATCCCCCAGGCCGAGTCGACGGGGGTCATCGAGGAGGTCGGCGAGTTCGTCTTGCGGGAATCGCTTCGATGGGTTCGCGAGTGGGGTCGCGACCTTGGCCTCGACGCGGTGCCGGCCGTGAACGTGAACCTGTCGCCTCGACAGTTGAACGACCCCCGGCTGCCGGAGCGTGTCTTCGCGGTGTTGTCCGAACTCGACCTGCCGGCATCGAAGCTGGTGCTGGAGATCACCGAGAGCGCCATCATGGGCGACCCCGAGCAGTCGCGTCGGATCCTGGAGCGGATCAGCGCGCTCGGTGTGCGCCTTGCGGTGGACGATTTCGGCACCGGGTACTCGTCGTTGGCGTACCTGCAGCAGTTTCCGATCGCCTTCTTGAAGATCGACGGCAGTTTCGTGCAACAGATGCTCGTGAACGAGGGGGCATCGATGGTGGAGGCGGTCACCCAGCTGGCGCACACGCTGGGCCTGACCCCGGTCGCCGAGGGTGTCGAGAGTGAGGCCCAGCTGCGCGAGGTCGTCAGGATCGGCGTCGACCTGGCACAGGGGTACCACCTGAGCCGACCCGTCAGCCCTGATGCGCTGTTCGCGCTGTTGAAGTCGCAGCGACGCTCCGACGCGCTCAGCTCGCTCACCCTGCTCAATCCGCCGACCCCGCTCGACTCGCTGTAG